The Silene latifolia isolate original U9 population chromosome Y, ASM4854445v1, whole genome shotgun sequence sequence CTCCACCTTCTCTTTTTCTATCCCAACCACCTCAAAAATCATTGCTTCTTGGTCATTCTTCTCAAACACCTCACTCCCCGATTCTTTAAAGGTCAATTCCGGGTAAGAGTTACTACGAACCAAAGAGTTGTTTCCAAGGTGTGAGGCGTCAACTTCGGTACAAGGAATGTGGATAGGGATCTTAATGGATGGCAAAGCCAAAGAAGGTTTCAAGTCACACATATCATCCTCCTCATCAAATAGACCCTCAAAATAAGAGTTGTCAAAGGTGCAAACAACCTCTTCCTCAACCTTACTTCCCTCATGTTCATCTTTGTCAACAATTTGACCCAATGCCTCCTCACACGACAACTCCTCACCAAGGCCACTAAGGACCGAGGAGTTGTCCTCATCCACATGACTATTACTCGAGGAAACATCATCACTAGTGCATAAGGTGTCGGTAGATACCACAACGGGGGAGTGGCATGGAAGTGTAGTGAAAACATAAGCATCCTTCTCATCATCCCAAAAACAATACTCTTTATAAGAGTAGCTCGTATCAAGATTAAGGGGAGGAGggttttcaaactcaagatcatTCTCTTTATCATAGGAACCATCATCAAAACACTCATTGTCTAAAGTGTGAATAACCTCTTCATGAATAGCCTCACATGCTACACTAGGGAGTAAATTTCTCAACTCCAATTCTTTACTCGCAATAGCCAACATAAGGAAAAATTTCCACTTCTCTTCATAGTTATAGGTATTGCCAATAAATTCTTGATTAGTCAATTTATCGGTAAGGAACAAAGTTTCttcattcaacccattatataccACCTTACAAAGCTTTCTCATCTCATAAGGGTATTCACGTAGAGAGTTAAAACTCTTTCATTCTATTAAAAAACTTGTAAAATGGTTCATCATGAGTTTGGCGACAATAACGAGTAGCCATCAAATCAAAGAAGTAAACAAACTAAGGCAAGTAAAGGAGTCCTATATTTACAAAGACTAACTACACTAATTAAAGACCAATAGTTCAAAAACAAGCTTTAGCTATGTTgcccctccccggcaacggcgccaaaatttggtatgattaaaactaggtgtcgtaaaaactagaattaacctaccaaattaacaatttataagccaaactatactctagactactctaaatgataaattaatatagtgcaagtaagggtcggtcccaagagaaggtcttttaagctaaatacttgaattgtaaactattgactactaaagacaagattataaacaaacaatggttattcacaatggcaaacaatagagagacatgaaaaggagggtttttgagttgattggtgatatgaaacaaagtaaaatttgcaatcttagtctaacaaacaatataacaaacacttggtgagtaagatgaTTCAATAATTAAGAGAACTTGGTGCAATTCTTCCTTTGTAACCAACAATGGTAAATTTTAACTCTTTAATAATTCTCCTCCTAATTTCTACCCAATACTTTCAAGTCAAGAAAATAACAtgcacaaattaaaccatctatgcatgtcctccaagtttaatcaacaattcattaaaccatgagtgcaaatcaaacatgagcattaagagttgtgccaagacaagaagttaggatcaattctcacaagattaaaccatacaaatgagaaaagacatgaaatttcctacttattgcatgaatcctttaaaccaaatcaatatACAACAAGCATGCTccaaacaatcctagatagattaaaccatttctctagaatttacaatagttgaacaaataagaagcatgaatggccaacccaaacataaactcattcaacatgaagattaagcataaggaaagatcattagataaataagaggagattaaaagagttacaataccaaagttggagactttggatgaattacaccaagaagggaaggatttagccttccatagtcttcaaaacccaaagaaataaggaaagattacaactttgaatGTAAATAGtctctaaattattacaagattagaaccctaaaaatgagattagatgagatgaaaGGATGGTAGGTGAATGCCCTTTGAGGTCTTCCAATCTTGGGTATATATATGGCTTCACGGAAACCTAAAAAGATTCTCACTTAAGAAGCCCAAATGCGGAATAGAAAGCCCGTAAAACAGAGCTGCCCAGGATGCGCAGGTTGCGCCAAATTAACTCTTGCCTGCGCAATCGGGCGCAGCTGcgtgtgcgcagcctgcgcctaaGCTCGCATTTGGAATTACAGCGCgtatttgcgcaggctgcgcacaaaATTGCGCAGGCTGCTCACACAATTGCGCAGGCTGCTCTTCAGACTGACAGCAGCATCTTGCGAaggccatatctccctcgtttTTTGGACAAacgaggcgtgtgacctaccgttggaaagctaagatcacaagctttcacctccaattggccttgcgtcgatacgaggtctagaactcgagatatactcgtttgaagttgacccttgtgaagccgagttttcaattcttcattttggctcttgtttgtgcaTGTCAAGGCTTCAATTCTTCCTTTTGCTTGCTTCTCTTGattttgcacttattcccttggcTTTCCTTTTGCTTTCCTTCTTTGCCTTGGTAAGTTATAAGCTAAGACTCTAAAATTACTACCAAAAGTGCAAACCGGTATATTACAACAAGTCCAACTAAAACCCGGTATCAagcatgtttattgtgataacattaacctattgactcgtcacaatttgacactatcaCAAACCCATCAACCATATAAGTTATTGCGTGATATATCCACTGCTGTACTAAAAGAGTAAGTGGTTGTGTAGCATCTAAATTACTGTTTCATTGTGCAGATACTTTGTGCTCCGGATCGAAGAAAACATAGGTGAATGATTTGTCATCTTTGTTTTCTATTAATATGTAGATTTACTTTTTTCTGCATGTGGAAGCTAACTCATTATTGAATTAGAGGAAAACATTATTGTAATGGTTTGCAGCAATTTTGAAAGTCCATGTTGTGTACAAGGCTGTATTTATGTTGCAGACAATCAATCTAGAATATATGTTGCTTCCATATATATTGTACTGTGGTTGCTCGTGGACACGACAGTCCTTCTGATACGGCGCAACACTTTGGCACCCTTTCAACATCGCATGACACTTCGACACTTCATTTTAGGCCAAAAATATGATTCTTACTTTTCACAAAAATAGCTGTGACCGAACACATACCTACGTAGAAACTTGCAGTTGGGTAGCATAGTCCGAAACTATACCTGGGAGGTGGAATGCATATTTGCTCACAAAGGAACCATTATTTAAGTCTTGTATTGATTTACTATCTGAATTTAGTGAATTCCAATTTGCACTAAATCCAGGTGGACGCCTTCGACATGCTTTCATTGGGATTGGATTTCGGGAGAGAACCGAGGCATATGACTTCCAAGCTGCTCTACATGATCACATGAAGTATCTCCTACCTACTCTACTATTTGTTTTTTCTTATAGATATTTTTCTCAATCATTCTACCAGAGGATCGTGTTTGTTTTACTCAAGTTGTTCGAAAATTTCTCAAAGTTGTGAATTATACTTATTTAGGTACCTCGACAAGAAAAAAACAGCTGAAGAAATGGAGCAGCAATTTCAGAATTCTTCAGCAGTTGACTACAGTTTAAAAGACGGGGAGACACTCGTTCTTCAGCTGAAAAATGTGAGTCTATTTTTCACTCTTGGTTTTTGTATATTTTCAAACCCCTTCAACAATAGCCCAACACAAAAAATCCATTGACGGTAACCTTGAACTTGACAATTTGATAGTTTATGATGATGGCGAACATATTTATGTTGAATATTTCCCGACATAAAATATGCCCATCATCATAACACATTTATATATATGAAGGTGGTCAAAACAAAATTTATGTCGCACGGCTATAGTTGGTTACTTGGTTTGCTTGTTTTCTTGATTTATGTCGCACTACTCTCTTTTTGGGTCAGTCACATATCATATACGGAGTAGTTGAGAAATAGGGGAGTAGTTGGTATTTTAAATATGTGGTTGAGTTTCAGCACTAGAATTTCTGCTACATTTGACAGAAACCCGCTGGCAATGTAAAGACGAAATCCATTGAGCAAGGAGTGAGTAGTTTTTCATTAACTGAGAAAAGTAAACCCAATGAGCCGTTGCTCTCCATCAAACCGCCCCCTCCTCCACCACCAACGCTTTCGCCTACTTCTTCACGGACTCCCACATCACCAAATTTCAGTCCTGAAAAGAGTGTGGACGAAGACACAAAGGAAACCCAGAAAGTGCAACCTGTACCCAATTCAAGTGCAAAAGAAAGTCAGAGCTACGAGGAAGTAGCTGATGACGACTTTGGTGATTTTCAAGCAGCTCGCTGATACATCTTTGTGTTAAATGTTATCTGTCTATATAAACTGGATTTTCTCCAAATTCTGTTGTACATGAAGTTTTTCTGAATTGGATGGAGGAATTTCACAGTTTTTATTTTCCATACAAGTGATTACGACATCAAGGAGGGAGCTTGAttgcgattgtgattgtgattgcaaTTGCGCTGAAGCAGCTCCATGTCAGTAGTAGTGTCACGACTAGGGATGACAATTGGCAGAACATAAATGGGGTGGAGTCATTTTCATATACGTTTAGTTTTATATATCATTAATCTCACCCTAGTCCATTGGAAAAAATTTCATTCATCTTCATCCTTGTTCAGAGTTCAAACGCCACTGGAATGGATCCAAGTTGGATATCctatatcttatatatatatatatatatatatatatatatatatatatatatatatatatatatatagaggcggatCCGAGTGagacctcattatggcgaggcgccTGGTCTCACCAAATTACTACCTTGGACTGATTTGCATTATACATGGATGGGTTGATTTTGTAATGTTGGGATGAAAAACAAGGATGAAAATTAGGGGTCAACAAGAAACTTTTCATTTGGTCCaaaacactttctctctctaatctaAAAAAAGCCCAAATACCTTATTCTCTCTAATCTAAACAAAAGGCCCAAATTCTTTCCTTCCAAAACTACTGAGTTTGAGGCGATATCATCAAATTTGTGAGACGATTTCATCAAAATAATCAAATTCTGACGATCAAAGAGGCGAATTCATCAAATTAATCGAAATCTTAGAAGATTTCGAGGTAATTTCCAggtaatttcatattatttgatgaaaaattgattttcttaacTTCGTTCATTAATTGATGATATAATGATCAAATTTGAACAAAATCGAACTGTTTTGTAAATTTATAAGGATCAAAATCAAGTATTTCGTTAGTTTAGGGTTTGAATTCGATCAAAAGCGAGCAATTGAGCAATTTCGTCATTCGCGGTGTaaaatttgttgattttgttaattcattcattaATTGATTATAATTCATTCATTAATAAGGCTCAAATTGACGTTGCAGCTTTAATTTCAATGGAGATTACGAGACATTACGAAGAATCGGTGATAATATCTTTGTTGAAACAGTGTAATCTCCGTTTTTCGCTATTTTATGAAGTTGTTTTTGCTATTCTCCGATTTTGTGAATATGTGAGGTTATATTGTGAATCTAAGAAGTTATTTCGTAAATCTGAGAAGTTATTTCGTGAATGTAGGCTATAATATCCTGAATTTGATCAAAAATAATCAATTTCGCCCTACTTATTATGGTATTATCACGATGTTGCAGTGTCTAACTCGATCATCAGAAATGACTCTCGATAATAGTGCTATTACAACAGGTATTCTGTTTTGTCCctattttatgaatttgagacGTTATTTTGTTCTGGTTTATAATATCCTGAAACTTGGATCGTGGCAGAAATTGTTTGACATTGTCTATTTTGTGAATTAGAgtgcttattttgtgaatataagagctaaatataatattcagaaaacttaaaaatcttgtaatttttcatcacataaaatttCGCAGGTTCATGGCTTTGAATTaactaaacaacaacattcaaaaataaaataaatcgaaaagctgaaaaattaaacaagatatgatatttgtttagtttatcaatCACCCCTATTTGTTCGAGGCAATGCACATAGAGCAATATTGATATAGCTATAGGTGCAAAGATTCATCCGCATCGAGTGATCTTCCCGCATGTTTAGATGAATATGGGACTCTTCTACATCTGGAGGAGTGTAGCTAAAATATTTTGAATCAAGCCTTGATGCTACCCATAGAAAAGGCCCCCCGAACTCGGGAATAGGTAGCTTGACCATTCGAGATCTAGTACGCCCAAATTGCTCGAACTTCTCCTCGCAACTTAAAAGCCATTTGCGACCATTGTCATTTGTGCCAAATTGAATTAGTACTAATCCCATAAAATGACAAGTCCGCCTGCAGATAACAGGCACCAAAGACTCTATCTCATAACCTTGGCTCATTAAACAATCAGCCAATTTAGAGAGGTCAGACAAACATACTTCCTTTTTGATTCATATAACCTGGAACATTCGCCAAAACACAAGTATTGGGaaatacaaataaatgagacattgtgtgcaatagggatttttgaaatgttttctgTAAGAGAGAAGAGAGGTTATTGGTATATACTATTATGTTTCAGAAATTAGATATTTATAGGCCTGGTATTTGGCACAACTGTCAACAGTGCCTGTTCACATTACCCATATATTAAATTTTTTGATTGAATGCTTGATTGTTCAATGTCCTTTTCTTGGGAATGGAACTGTtattaacaaatcaacaaaatatctagatacatacaacctgaccttttcttaaaagtgaattcataatcttcaccaattttttttttttttaattatttgaacCGATAATcgatactttatttagtgaatctcggactttatttggtgaatctcaacctatagttagtgaatcttgggccttattttgtgaatctctgttgttaaacgttattgatgcaatttatttatttcttattgtGTGAATCGAGACCCTAGATcgtgaaactagaaggttattttgtgaaacttaaataactaatatatacaacCTGGGTAAGATTAAAACTAAATAAGATGACAAATTAAGAAAAGTTTGCACAAGTCCGCACCATTGAATGCTTTAATTGTCTTGTATCAGTAATATTGCATGCTTTCTTATCTATGGTTGTCGATGTCATACTTATTATGGTGTTCCTactattttgttaatttgaaacATTATTATTGTGAAACTTTATTTGTTAATATAAGAGCTAATAAGGCTCAAATTGACGTTGCAGCTTCAATTTCAATGGAGATTACGAGACATTACAAAGAATCGGTGATAATATTCTTTGTTGAAACAGGTAATCTCCTTTTTTCGCTATTATCCCGATTTTGTGAATATGTGaggttattttgtgaatataagagTGAATTTTGTAAACCGAGAAGTTATTTCGTGAATGTATGCTATAATATCCTCAATTTGATCAAAATTTATCAATTTCGTCCTACTTATTATAGTGTTCCTGCTGATGTTGCAGTCTAACTCCCGATACTACACGGCGACTCGATAAGAGTGCTATTGCAAAGGTATTCTGTTTTGTCCctattttatgaatttgagacgttattttggtctggttttgtgaatctgagaagtttatttgcgaatctaggaggtaattttgtgcatctgagaggttattttgaaaaATATAGACTAATATCCCGAAACTTGGTTTGTGACAGAGGAACTTAGAtgctaatattgtgaaacttgatttGTGAATCTCCTATGTTGCTCTTTTTggcaaaacttactaattgaaccgaagaaacatcaatcttttatgaatttgagatgttatttttttgagattgttttgctattctccttattttgtgaatcagatagcttattttgtgaatataagagCTAATTATGAGAATTGATAGGTTATTTAGTGAATATAGACTATAAGATTATGAAGCTTGGTTTGTGGCGAGTAGATTGTTTAACATTGTCTATTTTGTGAATCGAGTGCTTATTTTGTAAATATAAGAGCTAATTATTTGAATCTAGTAGGTTATTTATTGAAATATAGACTATAAGATTTCAAACTTGGTTTGTGACAGAGATTATGAACCTTATATGCTAATATTGTGGAACTGTATTTGTTAATCTCCTATCTTGCACTTTtggcttattttgtaaatctacAATTTTGATTGTTGATTCCAATGTTAATTGCGGTGAAGCTTCTACCTCTCTTGTTTTAACAAGCCTTACAAAGaccaactatttccacacctactactcTTATAACTTACACACCGAGTGGCGACCAATGATGGATAAATAGGATTGATGAAAAGTTTACACCGCCGATTGGGAAAACATTTATGACTTAGACTCAGCGATCTTTGTTTTATGAAACGTCTGTTGTTGCTTGTGGGTTTAAATCAAGGAAATCTTCAAGCAAAAGGTTTCGTGATGATATTATCATAACAAAGTGCATGGTTTGCAATCGGGAAGGTCAGTAATAAGAAGAAAAGACGACCGCCCTAAGCGGTGTTGAGAAAAGGCGGATGAATCCGTTGCATCGAGATAACGAAATAGGTGGTACAAAGAGCAAACCGAAAAAACCACGTTTGCTAAACGTAGGGTGAAAAAAGGTGGAGGAGAGGCGGAGAGTTCCAACAAAGGGTCAACCACAAGAATAACAAAGATTAGAAGGTGGGGCTGTCCAAAGAATGATAAAGTTCAAGTTCCATGAGAACAAGTACATGGTTGACGTGTTTattgagggtcacaatcacccgcTTGATGTTGTGAAAAATAAGGAATTTGAGAAACTTCTTTGAAAATATCAATGAATTTCATATGCAAATGATTGTCGCAATTCAAAAGCAAATGTTGGTCCTAGCTTAACACACCAACTATGCACTCAACAATTGGGTGGTTTTCAAAATGTCGGGGCAACAGTCAagcaattcaaaaattttcagagGGAAATGAAGTGTCTAATGAACAGTCATGATGGGGAAATGTTCAAATCACGCTTAGACACCCTAGTCGAAACAAAAGGGCTCCACTTTGTTTATGAAAAAGATTCCAAGAACGCATTGACAAGGATTTTCTGGACGGATTGTGACATGCAAAGAGCGTATGCTCTGTTTGGGGATGGAGTTTCATACGACCCAACTTATGGTACAAACAAGTACAACATGACGTTCACGCCTTTCACGGGCATTGACCATCATAAAAGGTCAATCACATTTGCATGTGCGCTTATAGAACATGAAAACGAGGAGTCATTCATGTGGGTATTTGACCGATTTCGGGCAAAGCCTATGGGTGGGAAGGAGCCTAACTACATCATCACCGATTTAAGACCGAAATAATTAAAGCGAGTTCCAGGTATGTTTCGAAACTAACTACAAAATTTATATAGTCCGAATCCGAGGATAAgacatgagattcacaaaataaccccttagatttacaaaataagctataggattcacaaaataagctatatgATTTATAGTCCGAATCGGAGGATAAGACTTGAGATTTACATAATAGTGCATCGTATGACTTTGTTATGAAATGCGTGAATTTAGTTATTATAAAAATGATGGTGACGGTCGATAATTTGATTTTGTTCATTGCAGCTAAGTTCAAAACAAATAAACATCggttttgcatgtggcacatcatgAAGAAAATAACCGACAAGGTTGGGAGTAAAATTTGTAGAGATACCGACTTTTTAACCCGTCTGAACGGTGTTGTATGGGACGATGACCTGGAGCCCGGGGAATTTGAAGAGAAGTGGCTTAAAGTCATGAACGATTTCTCCTTGGAAGACAATACGTGGTTGAATGGGAAGTTCGCTGATTGACACACATGGATACCCGCTTATTTTTAAATGTGCCAATGGGCGGTTTACTACTTAACTACACAAAGGTCGAGAGTGCTAATAGTTTCTTTAAGCGGTTTGAAAACAAATACGGGACATTAACCGAGTTCTTGGTGCGCTATGAAAGCGCCACTGACCACCAAAAGCACTCGTCAAGCTCCGTGAAGAGGAGAATGCGAATTCAATCCCTCGAAACACTTTGTATGGGTCAAAATGGGAGACACAAGCAAAGTGAAAAGCTATACCCATGCGATGTTCTATGAGTTCCAAAACCAGGTGAAGCTTTCAATAAATACCTGCAGTTTGGTTGGATACACTCCGCTGAGATCCCGTGACGAACTTTGAAGTGTCGTTAGTTGAGGATGCAAAGAAAGGACTAAAATTTGCGGTTGAGTGCGGTAGAAGCACGAATGATGTAAGGTGCACATGTAAACTGTTTGAAAGGAGAGGTATTTTATGCAGTCACATCATTTGGGTTTGTTCGGGAAAGTTTAAGGACATACCTGATAAATATATTTTGCAAAGGTGGAGCAAGAATGCACTCAAAAGTGACGTTTATGATTGGAATGGGAATCTGATAGAGAAATACAACATTACCAAGACAAAACAGTTGGAATGTCCGTGGTGTGGTCCGAGATTCGAATTAATCTGTTGGTATGCTCAAAAGGAAAGAAGAGTCGGATGTGAGAGAGTTTGCCAAGTTAATCAAGGAATTCAGGATAAAACTAGAGGGAAACACTCAACCGTTGACAAAAACAAATGATTGAGCTTCTACTGGCCGCAAGGTTCGGAAGAAACCAACATCTTACCGCCTAATGTGTCTAGGAACAAAGGTTGTGGTAAACGGTTGGTGAGCAAGAAAAATAAGGCAATCAAGAAGGCGGAAAAAGCAAAAAGGTTGTGTGCTAATCGTAAGCGCAAGGGTAACCATGACAAAAGGAATTGTCCATATGATTTTGCGAGACCTTCCTCCGGTGAATCGGGTTTATATTCATCTACGCAACTACATCCGATATTAATCAAGTATTTTatttatctgtttatcttattttgaGAATCCCAGAGGTTGCTTTGTGAATCCTGGTCTTAATTTGTGAATCATGTGTCTTGTTATGTGAATCACATATCTTTATTTGTGAATCACGAAATGAGACTCGATTGTATGTAGTAACCGATATAATTCCTCACTTTGTAACATAAATGACAACAAATTTGGCTTATATGAATGTGATTCACGTCGTGTCACCCAATTTTGCATTATCCTcacttttattattgtacatCTAATGTTTGTAAATATCTTTCTAATTCCAGCTTTGTCTTTTACGTAGGGAGAGCTAGCGGACGAAGAAGTAGAAGAGGAAGGGGATGAGGATGAAGAATGAAGGAAAGAGTCTTATTAAGCCTTGAGAAATAGATATGATGATTGAAGAAGACACTGACAATTTTGAAAGGAGCAGTCTTTTAGTTTGGCAACATATTATTGGTTTCCAAAAATATGGACATcttatttgtttatcttatttttgtgaatctgagaggttcTTTTGTGAATGTAAGAGGTTGTTTTATGAATCTTAAATCTTAATATGTACAAAAGACACGGAAATCTTAtttgttggtattaatttgtGAATCCACGGGTCTAATTTTCGCGATTATTAGGAAGATTCGTAATCTTATTAGAAAGGAAAGTCGATGGCTAAAcggtcttattttgtgaatgacacaatttaaatattatataaaatggatTAGTGTGAATTATAGACGTTATTTCATGAATCTTACCGTGTGAATGACAATATATAAATCCGAGGTCTAATATTGTGaatcgacttgttttgtgaatccatcttttgtgaatatcgtcttttttttgaatctcagacattcttttgtaaatctcaggtctcattttgtcgacttgttttgtgaatccatctTTTTGTGAATATCGTCTTTTTTTGAATCTCGGACAttcttttgtgaatctcagtctcATTTTGCGAATCGACGCTTTATAAATCATCCACGTCAAATTTCACAAATTCAAGCGACTAATCAATtccattgattaaaatcaactattacAAAAGGAGATCTACTAAATAAGCAGATTAGCACCCAACTAAATGACTAATAACATATTCACTAGAATACTTGATAGATCCTGCATATACCATCTAATACTATACTAACATAATACTTGATTGTATCCACCACAAGTTAAATTCCACGCATAAGGGACAAATGCCTCCGACGAACCAACCAGAGATAAGTAAGTATACATCGCATAAcacccaaaactcacaaagaaaaaGAATAAATGCTGCCCGTTTCTACTACACGCTCACAAAGACAATCATGAAGAATAAATTCCCAACCGAGAAGCATACATCGAAGAACGATCTCCCGCTTCACATCATATCACCACCATAGACAAGCACATCTTGCTACTTATACTCCTATATCATAAAAcacataaaatatttcaaaatatatacacggaCAAGCATGGCTCGCTACTATTCAAAATATCGCGGATACTATGAATGAATGGGGATTTGATATGCAAAAGTTATTAAAGAACCGGATCGCACCGTTCTAGTATTTGCATCCCATGAAAGTAGTTGCATCATTACAGGACTTTCAAAATCGGCATTCTCTCTGCAATTGTAAGAAATTATAGTTGAAATTAATGAACAACACAGTTTCAAATACAGATTTCATGTACGTATATTGTTCAACTTGTTTCTTACCGATAATTGTCCGGATTCTCGCAATCACCGAGCTCACAAACCCAACATACTCAAATACCTCAACACGTGAGCTCCACAATCAAAACGGAATGTAGTATAGTGTTCAACTGTTTAGTAAACAATATTTAATTTCCG is a genomic window containing:
- the LOC141634398 gene encoding uncharacterized protein At1g03900-like; the protein is MKAENSSTGNGNGDGDKQQSTDDIEDTDPIELILFQVPECYVYIIPPRKTAASYRADEWDVNKWSWEGVLKAVSKGEECIIRLEDKSTGELYARAFLRKGEPHPVEPVIDSSRYFVLRIEENIGGRLRHAFIGIGFRERTEAYDFQAALHDHMKYLDKKKTAEEMEQQFQNSSAVDYSLKDGETLVLQLKNKPAGNVKTKSIEQGVSSFSLTEKSKPNEPLLSIKPPPPPPPTLSPTSSRTPTSPNFSPEKSVDEDTKETQKVQPVPNSSAKESQSYEEVADDDFGDFQAAR